GGTAAAAGCTTCTGTTTTTATAGTTCATGGATTAAATGATTGGAATGTAAAAACTACTCATTGTAAATTATTGTGGGATAAACTGAAAAAATATAATATTCCATCTAAGATTATTTTACATCAAGGTGATCACATCTATATACAAAATCTAAAAGGGTTTGATTTTAATGACATTATGAATAGATGGTTAAGCTATTGGTTGTATGGTATACAAAATGATGTTTTAAATAAGATTCCAGATGTTATGATTCAAAGTAATTTAGATAGTTTAGAGTGGGAGAGATCTCAAAGTTGGCCTTCAAAGAATTATCAAGAGAAGGTATTTAAAGTGGATGGGGAAAAGTTAATAAAGAGTGAAGATGTAGAAGCTGATGGAAAAAGTGATAAAAAAGTAAAAAAGTTTATAGATGATATAGATGGAAGTGGATTTGATAGAGAGGAAAGAGATTATAATAAATGGAGAGACAGATTGGTTTTAGGGGAGAGAGAGAAACATAGGATTATCTATAGGAGTGGGGTTTTAGAGGAGGATGTGACTATTTCAGGGGATGTGAGAATAGAGTTTTGTGCTAGTGCTAACAAGAATAGAGGGGTGTTGAGTGCTATGCTAGTTGAGATAGGAGAGAGAAGACGACTGAGTGAAGAGCAAATCGTCACTGAGAAAGAGAAGATTAGTTTGGGGAGAGACGCTGGAATGATGGATGAGGTGGATTTTAAATTTGAGGAGAATCCTTCTAAGTATAGAGTGATTACAAGGGGACATATAAATATTCAAAATAGGAGAAGTGATTACTATAAAAATAGGGTTATTCCTAAGACTTACCATAGGTATAGTTTTGAGATGGTTCCAACTCAGTATACTTTAAAGAAAGGAAGTGAGTTAGGGCTTGTAATTTATGGAAGCGATGTAGAGATAACTCAAAGACCGTTTGAAAAGACTGTTTACTTTTTAGATGAGGAGAGTGTGAGATTACATTTGAAGATGAAGTAGTTAAAAAGTTGTAGAGAGATCTACAACTTTTTTAACTTAGGCAAATTAATTTATTCAGATTTATTATATATATTTGATTTTTTGCAAATACTGTTATAAGTACAATACCTATGATAGTAATATTCTTCAGCATGCAAAAAAGTTTTGTGCAAGGAATGACGGGGTCTTGTAAATAGGGTGAGAGTTGCAAAGTAAAATTTGCAACTTTTTTATTTTTTTTAATTAGTCATTAAATATATAAACCTTATTATATTCTTATATAAGACAACTGTATAAAAATATGTTATCATTGTCCTTAAAAATAAAAAAACTTTTTTAAAAAATAGGAGGGGATTATGATTAAAAAAATATTTTTATTAATTATTGGAATATTTACTCTGTTAGGATGTGAAAAAAAGGAAGACAAGAAAGAGGAAAAATCGCTTATTATAGTTCAAGGATCAGATGCAAGGACAATGGATCCACAAAAAGCTATTGATACTCCAACAGTAAGAGTATATAATCAAATTTATGATGGACTGTTAAAAAAAGATAAGGACATGAATATTGTTCCAGGTTTAGCGGAGAGTTGGAAAAAAATTGATGAAACAAAAACTATTTTTAATTTAAGAAAAAATGTAAAATTTCATAATGGAGAAACATTAACAGCTAAAGATGTAAAATTTACATTGGATAGAATGAAAAATCAACCTACTGTTTCTTTTCTTATAAGTGAGATAGAGGCAGTAAATATTATTGACGACTATACAGTTGAGATAGTGACAAAAGATGGTTTTGGACCATTACTTAGTCATTTATCTCACCCAGGAGCTGTTATATTAAATGAAAAAGCAGTGACAAATTCTAGTGAAAAATATGACCAAAATCCAGTTGGAACAGGACCATATATTTTTGATAAGTGGTTAGCAGGAGATAGAATATTTCTAAAAGCTAATCCAGATTACTATTTAGGAAAAACTTCAATTGAAAATGTAGTTATAAAAGCTATTCCAGAAGGAACAAATCGTACAATAGCTTTAGAAACTGGAGAAGCAGATATAGTTTATGATGTTGAACCAGTTGATATAGATAAAATAAAAGAGAATGGTAATCTTAAATTTCTAATGGAGCAATCTTTAGGAAATGCTTATTTAGGATTAAATACACAGCATAAACCTTTTGATGATGTAAAGGTTAGACAAGCTATTGCTCACGCTATAAATGTTGATGATATAATAGAGGTTGCATATAAAAATACTGCTGTTCCAGGGAATTCTCCATTAAGCCCAAAAATTCCAGGATACAATAAGGATGTTAAAAATTACGAATATAATGTAGAAAAAGCTAAAAATCTTTTAGCAGAAGCAGGATACCCAAATGGATTCAAAACATCTATTTGGATAAGTGATAATACAATTAGAAAAGATATAGCAACAATTTTACAAGATCAATTTAAAACAATAGGAATTGATGCAACTATTGAAACACTTGAGTGGGGAGCATATATAGATAGAACAGCAGCTGGAGAACATGATATGTATATTCTAGGATGGATTACTGTAACAGGAGATCCAGACTATGGATTATATCCTGTCTTCCACAGTTCAGCTCATGGTAGACCGGGAAATAGATCTTTTTATTCAAATGCTACTGTAGACAAATTGCTTGATGAAGCAAGAGTTTCAACTGATCAAGAGAAAAGAATATCGAATTATAAAGAGGCTCAAAAAATAATTCAGGAAGAGATTCCTTCTATAACTATGGTTTATAACAATCAGAATGTTGCCACACAAAAATATGTAGAAAATTTTGTTCTACATCCTACAGGATATTTTGATTTATACAATGTTAATTTTTCTAATAAATAAATGAGGTGAATTATGAATATATCAAATACTCCAGCTAAAGATGTTGTAAATTTTATGAAAAAATCTCCAATAGCTGTAATTGCTATTGGAAGTATTGAATATCATGGAGCTCAAGCTCCTCTGGGAACAGATTATATAATACCAGATTACATAGTATCAAAACTTTCTTATAGAGATGATATTTTAACTCTTCCGCCAATACCTTATGGAAATTGTCAATCAATTAAGGATTTTCCAGGAACTATAAATATTGGAAGTACTAATCTTATAAATATTTTAAATTCTATTGTAGACTCCTTATTAGCTAGTGGATTAAAGAAATTCATATTTGTTAATGGTCATGGAGGAAATATATCAGCTTTAGATCAAGTGGGATTAGATACTTTTGAAAAAGGTGGATTAGTAGCAACAATTGATTGGTGGAATTTAGCAAAGCTTTTAAATCCAGATTATGATGGTGGTCATGGAGATATTCAAGAGACAAGTACTGTTATGGCAATAGATAGAGATTCAGTAAATCTAGATTATTGTGAACCATTAGTAATAAACGAGCTATCAGATAAAATAACTAATAAGTATATAACACTTCATAACTATAAAAATGGAAATATTAAAATAATGAGAAGTTTTAAAAGTGTTGTTCCAAATGGTTGGATAGGACCGTATGATCCTAAAAATTCAACAGTAGATCTTGGAGAGAGAATCCTTGTAGATGTGATAGAGTATATCGAGGATTTTATTGAAAGTTTTAAAAAAGTATAAAAATTTAGATAAATTAAAGTAGTGTGAATACACTACTTTTTTTGTTTAAAAGTATGAGATATGGTATAATAAAAGAAAAAATATATGGTGAGGTGAGAGCATGATTAAGAAAAGTTTACCAGTGGGAATAGATGATTTTAAAAAAATAATAGAGAATAGCTATTATTTTGTAGATAAATCAATGTTTATAGACGAACTATTAAATAAAAGATCAGAAGTGACACTATTATCAAGACCAAGAAGATTTGGAAAAACTTTAAATATGTCAATGCTGAACTATTTTTTTAATATAGAGGATAAAGATAATAATAAAAAGCTATTTGAAGGACTGGCTATTTCAAATACAGATAAAATGAAGTATATGGGAGAGTATCCAGTAATATATATAAGTTTAAAAGAGATAAAGGTTAATAATTGGGACCTTTGCTTAAATAAGTTGCACCTATTATTGCAAAATGAATATAGTAAATACAATTTAACTTTAGAGAAGAAAAGAGAAAATCAAGAAAATGCCATTTTAGATTTATCAAAATTTTTATATGAAAAATATAAAAAGAAAGTGATAATATTGATAGATGAATATGATACGCCGTTAGTTACAGCACATTCACAGGGTTATTACGATGAGGCAATATTTTTCTTTCGAAACTTTTTAAGTGCAGCGTTAAAAGGTAATCCATATTTAGAGTTTTCAGTACTTACAGGGATATTAAGAGTAGCTAAAGAAAGTATATTTTCAGGATTAAATAATCTTGCAGTATCAACAATCTTAGATAGAGATTTTAATCATTTTGGTTTAACTGAAGAGGAAGTGGAAGATTTATTAAAATATTATGAGTTAGAGTATGAATTAGAAGAGGTTAAAAAGTGGTATAACGGATATCAATTTGGCAAGAAGTTAGTTTATAATCCGTGGTCTTTAATTAACTTTGCTAGTAAAAATGAGTTAAATCCATATTGGGTAAATACAAGTGATAACTCTTTAATAAAAGAACTGTTAGATAAAAACGATTCTAAGGTGATAGATGATTTAAAAGCTGTATTTAGTGGGAATGAAATAGAGGAAGTAATAACAGAAAATATCATATTTTCTGATTTAGAAGATGTTGATACAATATGGTCTTTAATGCTATTTTCAGGATATCTAACTTATGATAGGTTTGAGATATCAGATATAACTGAGGCAAAAACATATTTTTTAAAAATTCCAAATTATGAAGTTAAATCATTTTTTAAGAATACATTTATAAAAGAATATAGTCATGGTAAAACAGCGATGTATTTTAAAATGCTAGAAGATTTATATAAAGGTGATGTAGACAGATTCAAATTTAAATTTAAGGAACTATATTATTCAGCTGTGAGCTATCACGATACAGGAGATAGTGAAAAATACTATCATCACTTTATGCTAGGTTTGCTTTTAATATTAGGAGATAAATATATAATAACCTCTAATAGAGAAAGCGGATATGGAAGATATGATATAGCTTTAGAACCGAAAGATAAAAGAAATTATGGATTAATATTTGAATTTAAAATAGGAGATAAAACCTCTATTGAAGAGAAAGCTAAGAAAGCGTTATCTCAAATAAAGGAAAAGAAATATGATACATCTATGAAAAATAATGGAGTATCAAAAGTTATAAAAATAGGAATGGCCTTTAGTGGTAAAGATGTAGTTATTGAAAGTGAAGTTGATAAGTAGTCACCTTGAATTTTATAAGTTACCTTAAGAATGTCTTTTTACACAGAGAGTTAAAGATAGCTGTAGACAAATTAATATGTCTACAGCTTTTTTATAGTAATATCTTTTTTAATTTTGAACCACCGCTAATTTGAACATCTGCAACAACTTTAGATATTTCGTTAGATAGATTCTCCATATTAACACTATATTTAAAAAACCAATAAAAATTATATCCAGGAGAAGATGTTATACATATTACATTTAGGTTAAAAAAATTAAAACTATAGGTACTTAAAGTTCCAAGTTGAAAAAGAGGAACTGAAAATATATTTACTCTATTTTTTAATCTAAAAACACTAACTATTCTAGTATTAGTTATTAAAAAAGAATTAAATCGATTATCATAAACAGAATAAAGAGTTTCATCAGGATAAATAATATCTTTATTTTTAGGGTCTTTTAAAAATTGTGTGGAATTAACTTTTACCATTCTAGTTAAAGGAATAAATAAAAACCAAAATATCATCTTAAGAGCTCTTACCATAAAATTCACCTCGTTCAATATATGTATATCTTTTTACTTATTTTTTAATCCAATCCTTTTGTGAATTTTTAAAAAAAATAAAGTTTTGTTGAAAAAAAGTATAATTAGTGATAGAATATAGAACTGTAGAATGAAATATTTTTTGGAGGTGATTTATTATCGTAAAGTGAAGTTTCATTTTCGATAATAAAAAGTATGTTTTTAGAAATTTTAATAATTTTTGCAATAACTTATTCAGGAATACTTTTATCACAGTTTTTAGCATTACCTGTTCCAGGTACTATAGTTGGAATGTTTATACTTTTAGTTTTATTAATAACAAAATTTTTAAAAGTTAAGAATATTGAAAAAACCACAAACTTTATCTTAGGAAGTATGTTATTTTTATTTTTACCTCCTGCTGTAAAGCTTTTAAATTACATGGAAGTTCTTAAAAGTAGTTTTTTTAGAGTTGTTCTTTTGATAGTTTTAACAACAATTATTACAATGGCAATTACAGGAGTAACTGTTAATTTTCTTATTGAGAGAGGTGAAAGAAAAAATGGAACAACTAAATAATCCTCTATTTGGATTAACAATTAGTTTTTTAGCTTTTGAAATAGGAAAATATATTTTTGAAAAAACTAAATTTCCATTATTTAATCCACTGTTAGTGGGAGCTGCTTTAGTTATTGGATTTCTTTATTACTTTTCAATACCTTTAGATTACTATTTAAAAGGTGGAGATATGATTGAGTTTTTCTTAATTCCTGGAACTGTGCTTTTAGCAGTACCTCTATATAAACAGCTAAACCTTTTGAAAAAATATTATATTCCCATACTTATTGGTGGATTAGTTGGAGCAGTGACAACTATAACGTCAACTATTGTATTGGCTAAAATATTAGGAATTGATAGATTACTTTTAATATCTTTTATTCCTAAATCTATAACTACTCCAATAGGGGTAGAAGTGAGTAAAAACCTTGGTGGAATTCCTGCAATTACAATTTTCTCTATAGTTTTAACAGGAATTTGTGGAAATATATTTGCAGTAAGCATTTGTAAGCTATTTAAAATAAATCACCCTGTTGCTAAAGGAGTGGCTATTGGAATATCTAGTCACGTTGGTGGAACTACTAAAGCTATGGAGATGGGAGAGGTTGAAGGTGCTATAAGTGCTCTTTCTATAGTTATTGCAGGAGTGTTAACTCTAATTTTAGCAATTTTCATTAGAAATTTTATTGCTTATATCTAGAAAACAATGAAAAAAATATAAACTAAAGTAGTGTGAATACACTACTTTTTTTGTTTAAAGATATGAGATATGGTATAATAAAAGAAAAAATGTTTGTGTAAACCTTCAAGTTGGGATAATATTAAACTATCTAACTTGAAGGTTTTTATGGGAAAAAATTATTACTAAAGATATATTTTAGAATATATACCCTAATTTAACACCTATAGTGACATTTTTTCTTTCTTTATTTGTTAAGTAATCTCCTTCGATTCCGTAAGTTATTCCTGAATCTCTTTGTACATCGTAAGCTAAAGTTAGCTTTAGAGATTCTTTTTCATTGTCTTTACCTAAAATTGTAAAGTTTGATGTAGAACCTTGAATTTTACCACTCATATTTTCATTATCATATCCACTTAATCCATAAATTCCAGATAATCCAGCAGATAATTGACTAACAGTTCCTTTACTATAAAGAGTTTTACTAATGTTAAATCCCAACTCCCCATCTAAATAGTTATAGTTTTGCTTAGCTATATCTAAAGCCAACTTCTCCTTTGATTCTTCAATACTATTTTGAATAATTAATGAGTATGATAATAGCCCTTTTGCACCAATTCTCATATCTTTAGGAAGTGGATAATCATAAATAACTCCACTATAAAGATTTAATCCATTTGTCTTAGGTTTACTTTTAAAACTTAAATCTTGGTAGTTATTTTTTAACTTTCTATTTACATCATATTCTCCATATTGAGCTCCTATTCCAGATATTATATTAAAGTTAGGAGTATATGCATATCTTCCATATCCACCTAAATATAGAGATTGTCCTTTTACATTTGAATTTGTTGTCACTGTATCAAGGCTATCTTTTTTTATTTCTTGGTGATTAGAAGTAGCTCCTCCAAAAATTCCACCAATTTTAAAAGAATCATTCATCTTTTTTTCATAAAGAGCATATCCTGTGTTTATATTTCCTTTAAAATCATCTTCCACATCTCTATTAGATATATATCCACCATCTACATATGAATCTTTTTCAAAACTATTTTGAACTCCAAAAGGCAATGAAGTAAATGTATTCAACTCATTTTTAGATATTTTATTTAAATATTTGTAGATATTTCTTTTTGACATTTGGTCAGTTAACATCTTTAATTCACTTAAAGCCTCTTGTTCTCTCACACCTCCAAATACAGTTTTCTTATTTGTAGAAGTAGTTGTTTCCCAGATACTTCCAATTTTTTTAGCATCTTTAATACTTTTGTAAACTTCATTTTCTAGATTATCTAAACCTTGAACTCTATCTTTTACAACAACTTGAACTAAAGAGTTACCATTCTCATCACTTTTATTAAGCTCTTTAATCTCGTGGACTATCGAATCTGAATCTAATTTAATTTTAGATTTTAAAAACTCTTCCCCACTAGTAGTGAAGTTTCTAACTGTTGTTTCCAAAGGTCTTCCCATATTTATAGTTGAGTCTTCATCAATTTTAGAAACTATCATTTCAATAGAAAACTTATTCTTTTCATTTAAATCTAAAACATATGCATTTGTAAACTCAATATCTTTATCAGAATCTCTAAAGGCATGTTGTATAAGATGTCCCTTATTATCTTTAACATCTGTATCTATATCTAAAGTTAAAGAGTGGTTTCCTGATAGAGATGGATTATTTTCATCTCCTATAGCTCTTCCAACTTCTACAACAGCTATATTTTTAAGTTTAGCATATGGTCCTAAAATTATATTTGTTCCATATTTTCCTGTAAATTGCTCTGTTATTCTAAGTTTATTATATCCTTCTCCTAAATCAATAGTTCCATCAACTCTACCCTTACCTCTAAACTCTATATTTTTAGATTCTATTTCAAGTATTAAATTTTTATCAGAAAGGATTCGATCAGTCCACTTTCTCCATATTGCCTCTTTCTCCTCGGGATTATCATCTCTCCAACTAGCAAATCCAGTGAAAAAACCATGTTCTTTTTGAATACTTTCAATCTTTTCATACTCTGCTAAGTATTTATTAAAGTCTGTTTTTTCATATTTTTTCATATTCTCATAAAGCGGAGTTACTTCAGCTAAATATTTTTCCAATGCTTTTTCAAACTCTCCACCTTTTTTAAAAGGTGTTACCCATTTAGCATTAAACTCCTCCTCTTCCATCTCACCACTTTTTAACTTCTGCTTATCAGCAGTTAATTTTTCAATAGAGTTAGAATATTTAGTTACATATTTAGATTCATCTTTTAACATATCCTCTAAACTTTTCCCCTCGTTTCCGTAGTAACTTCCCCCTGTTATTCTAAGATTCTCTTTAGAAATACCTTTATCTTCAATATACATATTTGAATCTTTTGTATAAAAAATTTGTCCCTGCTCATTTTTAGGTTCGTAAGTATATATTTTTGTATATACAGTTTCATTTAAAGTTTGGTCATACCCCTCTCTAATTCTAACTCCTTGTAAATTCCATAGAACTCTCCACTCCTCCTTATCATTTTTAGTAAATAACTCACCATTTTTTAACTCTGTTTCAACACCATTCTCTTTTAATTTTTCATGGAGATATTTAGCAACTTCCTCTTTAGGTTTATCTTGAATTTTCTCTCTATAATCTTTCATAGATATATCTAAAGGATTTGCAGTATCGTAACTTTTATTTAAAGTTTTATTTATATTTGTATAAACACCTTCAATACTATATTTTTCATTTTTATTATCTCTTATTTTTTCTACAGTTTTATTATAATCATCACTTTTTTTGAAAATAATATCTTTTACACTATTTCCATTTCCAAAGTAAAATCTCTTTTCATAGTTGTTTCCAACAAAGGGAAGTTTCTCTTTTAAAGATTTATCAATTGCATTTAACTTATTTTCTACAATATCAATTGCAGAGTGATAAGTTTCCCCTTTATAAAATCCTCTGACTCCTGTAAGTTCTAGCTTATCGTTAGCATGGGCCATTGCAACAATATCAATTCCATTATCTTTGGGACCTAAATCATGTGTACTTCCCTCTAAGTAAGCGGAATTTATACCTTTTTTTTTGTTTATTTGATCCACAACTCTTAATATATTTTCATAAGCTCCTTTTTCTATTGTTTCAGGAGGAATAGATATTATTGGTAAATCATTTGCATATATTTTTCCGCTCAATGCTAACAGTGCTAAAAGTAAATATTTATTTTTTTTCATCTTTAATCTCTCCTTTAAAATTTAACATTTAATCCTATATAGTAGTTTCTCTCTGGTGCAGGAACTGCTTCAATACTTGTTTCTCTCAAGTTATATTTAGTAGAAGCTAAGTTTTTAATACCAGCTCTAACTGATGAATACTCATCTAATTTATATGTAACTCCCACATCTAAAACACCATAACCATCAATTTTATAACTAAAGCTTTTATCCTCTTCACTCATCTCTCTTCCCTCTTTGCTACTTATATAGGTATAGGTTCCGTTTAAAGATAGATTATCTGTTAAGCTATACTTTGTTCCTAATGTAAGCTTTACCTTTGGAACTAAAGGAACTTTATCTCCTTTTTTAATTTGAGCTTTTTCATTTCCTTTTAGAGTTTTAGCATCTATAAAAGTTAAAGACTCATTAAAGGTAAACTTCCCTAAGTATTGCTCTGTTTCTGCTTCTAAACCAAGTCTTCTTGTTTTTCCAATGTTTTTATATTGCCATCTTTTTATAGCTGGATTAGTAACTCCAGATTGAATTAATACAATCTCATTATCTGTATCTGTTGCAAAGAAAGTTAAACTAACATATGAATCATAGATATAATCTCTAACTCCTAACTCTATAGTATTTGTAGTTTCAGCTTTTAAATGATTATCCACATATATAGAGGATACATTAACATTAGGTGGAACAAAGAAACCTACACTTTTATCAGAAGCCAATTTTTTGTCATGAATTTTATCTGTTAATTGAGATGGAAAAGGAGTTATAAAACCTCGTTCATATCTTGTATAGAAATTTCCAGTATCTCTATATTTATATAAAAGTCCTAACTCACCAGCATAGTTTTCCATTTTTCTATCAGTTTCTATAGTTTGAATTTTAGGATTAATTAATGGCATCTCATTAGGACCATTAATTCTGCTTCCAGTATACTCTGTGTACTCTCCTCTTACTCCAGTTGTAAGATCAAGTTTATTTGTAAGATTATATTTATTAAAGGCATATATTCCGTGGGACTCTTTAGTTAAGTTGATTTTAACTTTATTTGTAACAGCTTTTCGATCTTCTGGAGATAGAGCTACATACATTCCATACTCGTTATAATATGTTTTTAAAATTTCAGAAGTAACATTAGAATCTCTTTTTACATTGGCTTTTGTATAATCATATCCTAAAATTAACTCCCCTTTGTCATACTCATATTTAGTCTTAAGTTTAATTCCATTTTTTTCCTCTTTAAACTTTGCACTCATAAGAGATTTAACATCATAAAAATTATAATAGGATCTCACATCAGAGTATTTTCTAGAAGATAACTCTATTAGTATGTCATCGACACTTTCTGTAGATATATCTCTTTCCTGTTTTTGATTGAAAAAAGATGCTCCAAAGAGTAGTTTATCTGTAGCTCTGTATTCGTAATCAAAAACATTACTTTCAGATTTTGTATCTACATCTAAGTTTAAACCAGGAGCTCTTCTGTTTATTTCTAATATTTTTTTACTAACTTCATTTGTTCCATTATCTTTTTCATTACCTCTTCTACCTTGATAACGAATTTTATGTTTATCACTTATTTTATAATCAAACCCTCCTAAGAAGATTTTGTTTTCTTTTTCCTCATCCTCTCGATACCCTTCGCTATTACTATAGTTAAATCCATAGTTTACATATAGATCTTTTGTGACGTTGTATCCACCTGCAAATCCTAAATCTCTATCGTCAAACGAGCCGTAATTTAGATCCATAAAGAAGTTATTTTTTGTGGCATTGGAGTTTGTAGAAATGTTTATAACTCCACCAACAGTTCCACTTCCATATAGAGTTGCTCCACCACCTGGGATTATCTCAATTTTTTTTATACTTTCAACAGGGATAGAGTTAATGGGTAAACTAGCCATTGATTCCTCTGTTGGGTTAATAGAGATACCATCTACCATAACTTTAACTCTACTCAGAGATTTCTCTCCACTTCCTCTCATGTCTATTCTAGGGCCAAAAGCTGTATTTTGTACGATAACTCCAGGAGCTTCCCTTAGTATAGCTTCAACGTTTTCATATTTTTTTTCTTGTATCTTTTCCTGAGTAATGATTGTTGTATTTTTAGATTCCACAACATTAAATATAGAACCCCCACTTCTAGTGTTATCTGTTATATGAGAGGTTTGTAATTCAACCGCTCCTATATCATCTGAATATGAGTTTGCACAAAATGCTAAACACATAACAAATAGATATTTTTTCATTTAAATCCCTCCACTATATCATTTTACAAATATTTTAATAATCAAAATATTTGTAAAATAATTATAAAGTAAAAACATAGAAAATTATTTTTTATAACATGAAAAGTTGAATTTTTTA
This genomic window from Cetobacterium sp. NK01 contains:
- a CDS encoding TonB-dependent receptor; this translates as MKKYLFVMCLAFCANSYSDDIGAVELQTSHITDNTRSGGSIFNVVESKNTTIITQEKIQEKKYENVEAILREAPGVIVQNTAFGPRIDMRGSGEKSLSRVKVMVDGISINPTEESMASLPINSIPVESIKKIEIIPGGGATLYGSGTVGGVINISTNSNATKNNFFMDLNYGSFDDRDLGFAGGYNVTKDLYVNYGFNYSNSEGYREDEEKENKIFLGGFDYKISDKHKIRYQGRRGNEKDNGTNEVSKKILEINRRAPGLNLDVDTKSESNVFDYEYRATDKLLFGASFFNQKQERDISTESVDDILIELSSRKYSDVRSYYNFYDVKSLMSAKFKEEKNGIKLKTKYEYDKGELILGYDYTKANVKRDSNVTSEILKTYYNEYGMYVALSPEDRKAVTNKVKINLTKESHGIYAFNKYNLTNKLDLTTGVRGEYTEYTGSRINGPNEMPLINPKIQTIETDRKMENYAGELGLLYKYRDTGNFYTRYERGFITPFPSQLTDKIHDKKLASDKSVGFFVPPNVNVSSIYVDNHLKAETTNTIELGVRDYIYDSYVSLTFFATDTDNEIVLIQSGVTNPAIKRWQYKNIGKTRRLGLEAETEQYLGKFTFNESLTFIDAKTLKGNEKAQIKKGDKVPLVPKVKLTLGTKYSLTDNLSLNGTYTYISSKEGREMSEEDKSFSYKIDGYGVLDVGVTYKLDEYSSVRAGIKNLASTKYNLRETSIEAVPAPERNYYIGLNVKF